The genome window GCCAAGATAGAACCCGCCATATTTGGCACATGCACCTGTAACCTGTTTGCTGCGGTTTCCTTTTGCAAGCATAATCATCGAACCGCCATGACTTTGGAATTTGTCAACGTATACATCCATCCGGCCGGCGGTTGTTGGACCGAAACTTCCGGAAGGCATACCAGCAGGTGTCTTAGCGGGGCCAGCGTAATAAACTGGGTGATTTTTGAAATAATCAGGCATCGGTTTCCCTTCTTGAAGCATCTGGTTGATGCGGGCATGAGCAATATCGCGTGCTACGATCAATGTGCCGTTGAGGCTTAAACGGGTTTTTACCGGGTATTTACTCAGTTCGGCCAACACTTCTGCCATTGGCCGGTCGAGGTTGATCTCCACAGCAGGGGTCATTTCCGGTGGAGCAGCAGGGAGGAAGCGTGCCGGGTTCTTTTCCAGTTCTTCGATGAAGATACCATTTTCAGTAATTTTTGCTTTGATGTTCCGGTCGGCGCTGCAACTTACCCCCATTCCCACGGGGCAGGAGGCTGCGTGACGCGGAAGGCGGATCACCCGTACATCGTGAGCAAAATATTTTCCTCCGAACTGTGCGCCAATGCCGCTTTCCTGGCAAATTTTGCCGATACGGTCTTCCCATTCAAGGTCACGGAATGCCTGGCCGTAAGCATTGCCCTGTGTTGGTAAACTGTCATAATATCCGGCTGATGCTTTCTTGACCGCAGTGAGGGTGGATTCGGCACTGGTTCCGCCAATAACAACGGCAAGATGGTAAGGCGGGCAGGCTGATGTTCCAAGTTCCTTTACTTTTTCCCTGAAGAATTTTGTCAGATTTTCCTCCGTCAGCAGTGATTTGGTTTGCTGAAATAAAACGCTTTTGTTGGCAGATCCTCCGCCTTTTGTCACGATCAGGAACTCATAAGTGTTACCGGGAGTAGAGTAGATATCAATCTGCGCCGGAAGATTGGTGGCAGTATTTTTCTCTTCAGTCATAGTCAGCGGCGCAATCATGGAATAACGCAGGTAATTTTGCTGCCAGGTATCATAAACACCTTTTGAAAGGTATTCTGCATCATCAACACCTGTATAAACATTTTCACCTTTTTTTGCCATGATGATGGCAGTGCCTGTGTCCTGGCAAGTAGGTAACTTTCCTTCGGCAGATACCACCTGGTTTTTAATCATGGTGTAAGCTACAAAGCGCTCGTTATCGCTGGCATCCGGGTCTTCAAGGATGGCGGCCAGCTGTTTCATGTGTGAAGAACGAAGATAAAATGAAACATCAAAAAAGGCTTCACGGGCCAGCAATTCCAGCCCTTCCGGGGCTACTTTGAGGATTTTTCGGCCATTGTACTCTTCAACCGAAACAAAGTTTTTGGTCAACAACCTGTATTGGGTTGTGTCGTCGTGAACCGGATAAGGGTTCTGGTAAAAAAACTCAGCCATGACAATAGTTTTTTGATTAATTATTGATTGAAATAAATCATTGATTCAGTCCCATTGCGATCCTGATCTTTTTTGGAATATCAGTGATGTCGTAATACCCATTGAACATATCATGTCCCTGCCCTATGGCAAAAACAGGTACAGGCGTTCCGGTATGAGAAAATGTGGTCCAACCCAACCCGGCTTTGTTATTCAAAACGCGAACGGCTGTCGCTGTGATTGGATTACCTCCACCATAGCGCAGGTATTTTTCTTCTTCAGTCATTATTGTTGTATCATTCATCGCTTTCCAGGCTGTTTTGAAAAGTTCGCTTTCATAGTCTGACAATGTGATCCCGGTTTCACCACCCAGTCCAAAGTAATTATTTACCATTTCCATAGCGAATTCGTAGCGCTGGTTTGCCGGCCCTTTGAGCAGTGAATCCAGTAAGATCGTAAAACTCTCGGACGATATTTTTTGCAGTTGTAATATCGCAAAATCGGAATCGTAATGCTTCCCAGCCCATCCTAAAGATAACCCGCCGGTTTCGTGGTCAGCAGTAACCACGATCAGGGTTTCATCAGGATGTTGATGATAAAATTCAAGGGCTACCTCCACTGCATCCGAAAGCGAAATTACATTTTGAATTACTGTTGCACCATCGTTGGCATGTGCAGCCCAGTCAATTTTTCCTTCTTCAGCCATGATGAAAAAACCTGTTTCATTGTCCAAAAGCTCAATAGACTTTTCAATAAACCGGCTCAATGGAATATCCTCTGAATTTTGATCTATTGCAAACCGCAAAGCAGCAGATCCATCAATAGGGCTACCAACAGCAATTACTTTGTTGTCTCCCGGTTTCAGCCGGTCAAATTCTTCGACTGACCTGGTGATTGTAAATCCAGCCTGCTCTGCCAGCAGGTAGGCTGATGGCTGGTCGTTATTTTTACCGAGCGGCTGGTTGAACCCTCCTCCACCGAAGAAGTTGAAATTGCTTTTCATCAGGTCGAGACTGATTTCATAGTAATTTGATCTTGTGGGCTGGTTAGCGTAGAAAACCGCCGGTGTGGCGTGATTGATACTTACGCTCGAAATAATCCCGATTTTGAAACCGCGATCCCTGGCTTCACAGGCAATTGATGTCAGGTTATTCAATCGTTTTCCATCCATCGAAATCGTATTGATCGTGGTTTTTTGTCCTGTGGCCAGTGCTGTGCCTGCAGCAGCCGATCCCGTGATCAGCCTGTTCAGGGCGTGATTGTTTGCAACCCCTGTTGTTGGAAATTCACTAAAGCTAAGTTTCGTGAAGCCGGTTTCTCGCTGTGCTGCTGCGATGTAGGCTTCCGTTACGGCAACATGGGTCATTCCCATCCCGTCACCGATAAAATAAAATACATATTTAGCCTGCTGTGCCCAAAGGCTGGTTGATAAGATAAACAGAATCAACAGGGTTACGTTAAAAGTACGGATCAAAAGTTTAGCAGAGGTCATATTTCAGATTTAAAATTCAACATTTAAACGCAAAAACCAATTGTTGGTTGCATTAATAAATCGTTAAATTCACAATGGTCACAAAGATACAGGGAAAAAAGATACAGCTAATGTAAAGGCGGAATTTTTTCAGGTGAATGAAAATTGAGGCGCACTTTCCTGTTTCAACAGCGATAATATCCCGCTAGGGCCGGATACTATAGCTTAACTGGCAGTCGCAATCTGTTAGGATAGATTCCACATATGCTGAAGCCTAAGCTAAGCAAGTGGTTAAACCGAACCCAGGTTGAACACGATTAACCAAAAGCCATGTTTTCATTGTTGCTGTTATTTCCTGTTTGATAGAACAAAAAAGCCTGAACCGCTCTTTGATCCAGGCTTTTATTTTGTCAGCGGAGAAAGAGGGATTCGAACCCCCGGGCCAGCAATGCCGGCCAACAGATTTCGAGTCTGCCCCGTTCGACCGCTCCGGCATTTCTCCGCGGCAAAAATAGCTATTTTTCCGGGTGTGATATATTTTTAGGAATGGCTTTTGTAAATTTGCCTTTAAGCTCTATAAAACCTCATTTCTTCCACTTGATGTTGCAGCCAATGCCTGGCAATTGCTCTGCAGGAACCGGTTTTCCGGCAAGGATCAGGTCGAGGGTTCGGCGCAGGTCAGCGCCGGTGATGGGTTTGCCATTGCCGGGCCGGGCATCGTCGAACTGACCGCGGTAAACGCATTTTAAATCACCGTCGAACACATTGAAATCGGGTGTGCAGGCGGCATCATAAGCTTTGGCCACTTCCTGGGTTTCGTCATAAAGATAGGGAAACGGAAAATCATGTTGGCGGGCGAACTCTACCATTTTTTCTGGTGAATCTGCTGGATAATTCTCCACATCGTTGGAATTGATCATTACAAAAGAGACACCTTTGTGAATATATTCTTTCCCCACGTTCACCAACGCTTTGATGATGTGAACCACAAAAGGGCAGTGATTACAAATAAAAACCACCACAGTGGCTTTGTCCGATTTCAGATCGTCCAGTGATTTCTCCTGACCCGAAATCATATCGGGGAGTTTAAAAAATGGGGCTTGAAAACCGAGGGGTATTTGATTTGTTGGTGTTGCTGCCATAGTTTTTGATTTTTTTCTGTTAACGATCAAAAGGCTTCCATTGTTCAATTGAACGGGTAAGCAGAAAGCTGAATCGATAAACATGAACGACATTTCTACTGCCTTCCGATGAACACAGTATCTTTGGCGCCGTTTCTTTGTTGAAGCAAATTTTAATTTTTCCCATGATTTTATTTGAGAAGTTTACCTTAAAAAACGGTCTTCGGGTAGTTGTACATCAGGACAAATCCACACCGATGGTTGCCATGAGTGTACTTTATGATGTTGGTGCGCGTGATGAAGACCCTGAAAAGACGGGTTTTGCCCATTTGTTTGAGCACCTGATGTTTGGCGGTTCGCTGAACATCCCCAAATACGACGAGCCGCTTGAAAAGGCAGGAGGGACCAACAACGCCTACACCACCAACGACATTACAAACTACTATCTGTCGCTGCCCTCTCAGAACCTTGAAACGGCATTTTGGCTGGAGTCCGACCGGATGAACCAGCTTGCTTTTTCAGATAAAAGCCTTGAAGTGCAGCGTAATGTAGTAACGGAGGAATTTCGCCAAACCCATCTGAACAAGCCTTACGGCGATGCGTGGTTGATACTTCGACCTCTTGCCTACACGGTTCATCCTTATCGCTGGCCAACAATTGGGAAGGAGATCAGCCACATTCAGCAGGCAGTGATGGATGACGTCAGGGCATTTTACCATAAATTTTATAACCCCAATAATGCCGTGATGGCAATAGCCGGCAAGGTGGAATACGACGAAATAAAGCGGCTGGCGGAAAAATGGTTTGAACCAATTGAAAATTTTGGGGAAAATAACCGGAACCTGCCAAAAGAACCGGAACAGAAGGAGGCACGTTTCCTTGAAGTGGAGCGCAGCGTGCCGGCCGATATGATTTACAAAACCTGGAAAATGTGCGACAGGTTACACCACGACTATTATGCCACCGACTTGCTG of Bacteroidales bacterium contains these proteins:
- a CDS encoding thioredoxin family protein — protein: MAATPTNQIPLGFQAPFFKLPDMISGQEKSLDDLKSDKATVVVFICNHCPFVVHIIKALVNVGKEYIHKGVSFVMINSNDVENYPADSPEKMVEFARQHDFPFPYLYDETQEVAKAYDAACTPDFNVFDGDLKCVYRGQFDDARPGNGKPITGADLRRTLDLILAGKPVPAEQLPGIGCNIKWKK
- a CDS encoding insulinase family protein, coding for MILFEKFTLKNGLRVVVHQDKSTPMVAMSVLYDVGARDEDPEKTGFAHLFEHLMFGGSLNIPKYDEPLEKAGGTNNAYTTNDITNYYLSLPSQNLETAFWLESDRMNQLAFSDKSLEVQRNVVTEEFRQTHLNKPYGDAWLILRPLAYTVHPYRWPTIGKEISHIQQAVMDDVRAFYHKFYNPNNAVMAIAGKVEYDEIKRLAEKWFEPIENFGENNRNLPKEPEQKEARFLEVERSVPADMIYKTWKMCDRLHHDYYATDLLSDVLGNGNSSRFYRRLVMEQNLFTELDAYVTGNFDEGLFVISGKPSDGITLEEADKAINDEISRLQNGELQMNELQKVKNKVEANLAFSRMNALNKAINLAFGELMGDAGLLNTEIDKYQAVTTDHLLTGSKHLLTPEKCSTLYYRAKK
- a CDS encoding alkaline phosphatase, with the protein product MTSAKLLIRTFNVTLLILFILSTSLWAQQAKYVFYFIGDGMGMTHVAVTEAYIAAAQRETGFTKLSFSEFPTTGVANNHALNRLITGSAAAGTALATGQKTTINTISMDGKRLNNLTSIACEARDRGFKIGIISSVSINHATPAVFYANQPTRSNYYEISLDLMKSNFNFFGGGGFNQPLGKNNDQPSAYLLAEQAGFTITRSVEEFDRLKPGDNKVIAVGSPIDGSAALRFAIDQNSEDIPLSRFIEKSIELLDNETGFFIMAEEGKIDWAAHANDGATVIQNVISLSDAVEVALEFYHQHPDETLIVVTADHETGGLSLGWAGKHYDSDFAILQLQKISSESFTILLDSLLKGPANQRYEFAMEMVNNYFGLGGETGITLSDYESELFKTAWKAMNDTTIMTEEEKYLRYGGGNPITATAVRVLNNKAGLGWTTFSHTGTPVPVFAIGQGHDMFNGYYDITDIPKKIRIAMGLNQ
- a CDS encoding fumarate hydratase, which codes for MAEFFYQNPYPVHDDTTQYRLLTKNFVSVEEYNGRKILKVAPEGLELLAREAFFDVSFYLRSSHMKQLAAILEDPDASDNERFVAYTMIKNQVVSAEGKLPTCQDTGTAIIMAKKGENVYTGVDDAEYLSKGVYDTWQQNYLRYSMIAPLTMTEEKNTATNLPAQIDIYSTPGNTYEFLIVTKGGGSANKSVLFQQTKSLLTEENLTKFFREKVKELGTSACPPYHLAVVIGGTSAESTLTAVKKASAGYYDSLPTQGNAYGQAFRDLEWEDRIGKICQESGIGAQFGGKYFAHDVRVIRLPRHAASCPVGMGVSCSADRNIKAKITENGIFIEELEKNPARFLPAAPPEMTPAVEINLDRPMAEVLAELSKYPVKTRLSLNGTLIVARDIAHARINQMLQEGKPMPDYFKNHPVYYAGPAKTPAGMPSGSFGPTTAGRMDVYVDKFQSHGGSMIMLAKGNRSKQVTGACAKYGGFYLGSIGGPAAILAQANIKSIELVDFEDLGMEAVRKITVKDFPAFIIVDDKGNDFYQQI